The segment GCAGCCGGCCGCGGCCGCCGAAGATCGAGACGCCGCCGAGGAGGACCGCGGCGATCACCTGGAGCTCGTAGCCGGTGGCGTTGTCGCCGCGGGCCGATCCGTAGCGCAGGGTGAAGTAGATGCCGGCGAAGGCGGACACCACGCCCGAGAGGACGAAGAGGATGAACTTGGTCCGGGCGACGTTGACGCCGGTGAAGTGGGCCGCCTCGTCGTTGAGCCCGATCTCGTAGATGCCGCGCCCGAAGGTGGAGAAGTGCAGCAGCACGACGAAGGCGATGGTCAGCACCGCGAAGGGGATCATCACCAGCGGGATCCGCGACTCGCCGATCGTGTTGGTCGCGAGGTCGGACCACTTGTCGGTGAACTCGGTGATGGCAGTCGTGCCGAGCAGCCCGACAGCGATGCCGCGGAAGAGCGCCAGCGTGCCGATGGTGACGGCGAGCGACGGCAGTCCGACGTAGGCGATGAGGAAGCCGTTGAGAGCGCCGCACGCCAGCCCGGCCAGCAGGGCGAGGACCGCGGCGGCCGGGATCGACATGCCGCTGTCGTGGAAGACGCCGAGCAGCACGCTGCTCAGTCCCATGATGCTGGCGACCGAGAGGTCGATCTCGCCGGTGATGATGATCAGCGTCATCGGCAGGGCGATCAGCAGGATGGGGGCGATGTCCTGGAGGAGGAACTTCACGGTCAGCGGGCCGTCGAAGTTGTCGACGTTGATCGTCGCGTAGACGAAGACCGCGACGGTCAGGGCGATGACGGCCATCTCGCGGGTCAGGAGCCAGCGCCGCCACAGCGGCGCCGAGTAGTCGGCGTACGTGCGGGTCGGCGCAGCCGGGGCGGCCGGGGACTGGGTGGTCGTCATGAGTGGTCCCTCGATTCGGCGAGCTTGCGGGCCTGTCTGACGGCGAGGACGCGGTCGAGCACGATCGCGCCGAGGATCAGGGCGCCGACGACGGCGCGCTGCCAGAAGTCCTCGATGCCGAGGCTGGGCAGCGCCCGGTTGATGGTGACGAGCAGGAAGGCGCCGATCGCCGCGCCCCACACGGTGCCGCTGCCGCCGAAGATCGCGACACCGCCGATGACCGCCGCGGCGACGGCCTGCAGCTCGATGCCCAGGCCGACGCTCGAGCTCACGGTGCCGTAGCGGGCGGTGTAGAGGGCGCCGGCGAGACCCGCCAGCGCGCCGCTCAGGACGAACGCCGCGAGCAGGCGGCGGCGTACGGGCAGTCCGTAGAGGACCGCTGCGTCCGGGTCGGAGCCGATCGCGTAGAGCTCGCGACCACCGCGGGCGGTGTAGAGGTAGTAGCCGACGATCGCCAGGACGACGAGCGCGAGGATCGTGAGCAGGGGCACGCCGAGCACCGAGCGGGTGCCGAGCTGGAGGAACTCGCGGGGCAGGTCGCCGGCGTTGATCCGGTCGCTGCCGGCCCAGGTGAGCATGATGCCGCGGTAGATGTAGAGCGTGCCGAGCGTGATGACCAGCGCGGGCACACCGCCGTACGCCACCAGCACGCCGTTGACGAGGCCGAGGACCGCGCCGAGGAGCAGGCAGGCCGCCAGCACCGCGACGATCGGGATGTTCGGCTGCTCGATGAACAGCCGGCCGGTGAGGTAGGCGGTCAGCGCCATCACCGAGCCGACGGAGAGGTCGACGTTGCGGGTGATGATCACGACCGCCTGGCCGACGGCGAGCAGCAGGAGGATCGACGGGTTGAGCAGGAAGTTGCGCCAACCGTCGCTGCTGAACAGGAAGGCGTTGTTCTTCGTGGTGGCGAGCACGACGACGGCGACCAGCACGAGGAAGATCGACAGCTCGCGCGAGCGGAGCACGGTCGTCAGCGCGCGGCGGGTGGGCGAGAGCCGGCTCGGCTCGACGAGCAGCGCCTCGCTCGCGGACACCTCGGTGTGGGAGTCGTCGTGGCTCGAGTCCGGGCGCTCGATGTCGGTGTGGCTCATCGCGCGGTCTCCAGGTGGTGGGTGGCGGCGTGCATGACGGCCTCGGGGGTGGCGTCGGCGCGGTCGAGCTCGGCGGTGATCCGGCCCTCGCACAGGACGACGACGCGGTCGGCCATGCCGAGGACCTCGGGGAGCTCGGAGGAGATCATCAGGATCGCGAGGCCCTGCCCGGCGAGCTCGGAGAGCAGCCGGTGCACCTCGGCCTTGGTGCCGACGTCGATGCCCCGGGTGGGCTCGTCGATGATCAGCAGCTTGGGATGGGTGGCCAGCCACTTGGCGATGACGACCTTCTGCTGGTTGCCGCCGCTCATCGTCGCCGCGGTCATGTCCAGCGCGCTGGTCTTCACCTCCAGGCGTCCGGCCCAGGGGCCGGCGGCCCGGTTCTCCATGGAGGAGGTCAGCAGCCCGGCCTTCGCGATGCTGCGCCGGATGACCCCGGCGACGTTGCGGGTGACCGAGGAGTCGATGACGAGGCCCTGCTTGCGGCGGTCCTCGGGGATGAACGCCATGCCGTCGCGGATCGCGGAGCGGGGGGCCTTGGCCTTCACCGGCCTGCCGGACACCGAGACCGACCCGGAGTCGTAGGAGTCGACGCCGAACACCGCCCGGGCGACCTCGCTGCGCCCGGCGCCGACCAGGCCGGCCAGTCCGACGATCTCGCCGGCGCGGACCTCGAGGTCGATGTCGTGGAAGACGCCGGCGCGGCTGAGGCCGCGCACCTGCAGGACCGGCTCGCCGATCTCGGCAGCCACCTTGGGGAACAGGTCGTCGACGTCGCGGCCGACCATCAGGGAGACCAGCTCGGACGGCGTGGTGTCGGCGATCGTCTTCGTGTCGATGTAGGAGCCGTCGCGCATGACGGTGACGGTGTCGGCGAGGTCGAAGACCTCGTCGAAGCGGTGGGAGATGAAGACGAGGGCACGTCCCTCGTCGCGCAGGCTGCGGGCGACGGCGAACAGCCGGTCGACCTCGACGCCGCTCAGCGCGGCGGTCGGCTCGTCCATCACGAGCAGCCGGGCGTCGAGCGAGATGGCCTTGGCGATCTCGATGATCTGCTGGTCGGCGATCGAGAGGCCCTCGGCCGGACGGCGGGGGTCGATCCGCACACCGAGCCGGTCGAAGAGCCGCTCCGCCTCGGCGTACATCGCCGGGCGGTCGATGCGCCGGCCGGCGGCGAGGATCTGACGGCCCATGAAGATGTTCTCGGTGACCGAGAGGTCGGGGAAGAGCGTCGGCTCCTGGTAGATCACCGCGACGCCCGACTTCTTGGACTCGGCGGTGGAGGAGAAGTCGACGGGCTCGCCGCCGAGCTCGAAGGTGCCGGAGTCGCGACGGTGCACGCCGGCGACGACCTTGACCAGCGTCGACTTGCCGGCGCCGTTCTCCCCGACCAGGGCGTGGATCGAGCCCGCCTCGACGCGCAGGCTGCCGGAGCGCAGGGCGACCACGGGCCCGAACGACTTGGAGACGTCGCGCAGCTCGAGCACCGGTGCGGCGGCGTTGCTGGCAAGCATGTGGCTCCTTGGTTTGAAAGGTTTCAATGAAACGGTAGGTGAGGGTCGTCACACCTGTCAACCGTCACCACGGGTCATTTGTGGGTCAGCGCCGGCTCGCCACGCCCGGGGCCGCGATGGCGTACGCTCCGGGTCGACAATCGTTTCAACGCCCGGCGCGACCCTCGTGACGACGGCGATGCGAGAGGGGGCTGTCGTGGCGAAGGCCTCGTCGGTCAAGGACGTCGCTGCGCTCGCCCACGTGTCGCTCGGCACCGTGAGCAACGTCCTCAACCGGCCCGAGCGGGTCTCCCCCGCCACCCGGGCGAAGGTCGAGCAGGCCATGCGCGACCTCGGGTTCGTCCGGAACGAGTCCGCGCGCCAGCTGCGCGCCGGGCGGAGCCGCACGCTGGCCTACGTCCTGCTCGACGCCCGCAACCCCTTCTTCACCGACGTCGCGCAGGGCGCGGAGCTCGCGGCCGAGTCGGCCGGCCTCTCGCTCTTCCTGTGCCACTCCGACAACCGGGCCTCCCGCGAGGGCGACTACCTGGCGCACCTCGTGGAGCAGCGGGTGCAGGGGATCCTCGTCACTCCGGTCGACCCGAACGCGGCCGTGCTGGACGACGTACGCCGCAACGGCACGCCGCTGGTGATCGTGGACCGCACGCGCGACGACGACCAGTTCTGCTCCGTCGCGGTCGACGACGTCCTCGGCGGGCGGCTGGCCGTCGAGCACCTCGTGGAGGCCGGGCACACCCGGGTCGCGTTCATCGGCGGCCCCGAGACGATCGGGCAGGTGCGCGACCGCCTCGCGGGCGCCCGCGAGGCCTGGGTCGCCGCCGGTCTGCCCGAGGACCAGCTGGTCGTGGTCGGCACCGAGGCCCTCACCGTCGCCGAGGGACGCTCGGCGGGCGAGCGGGTGATGGGGATCGCGAGCAGCCGACGCCCGACCGCGGCGTTCTGCGCCAACGACCTGCTGGCACTCGGCCTGCTCCAGCAGCTCAGCACCGCCGGCCTCACGGTGCCGGGCGACCTGGCCATCGTCGGCTACGACGACATCGAGTACGCCGCTGCCGCTGCCGTGCCGCTCACCTCGGTGCGCCAGCCGCGCCAGGAGCTCGGCCGCCGCGCCGCCGAGCTGGTGCTCGACGAGGCCGAGGACCCCGACCACCGGCACCAGCAGGTCGTCTTCACCCCCGAGCTCGTCGCGCGTCGCTCGACCCGGGGCTGACGCGCCCGGTCCCGAGCGTGCGCGCCTCCACTCCTTCCTGAGGTCAGGAGTCCGCTCGGTCTTGTGGGACTTCAGCGGTCGATCATGCGTTGCATGGCCTCGGGGTATCGGTCGCCCTGGACCTGCACAGACGTCGACGCGTCGTTCAGCTCCTCGAGGTCCCCGGCGGTCAGCTCGAGGTCGGCGGAGCCGAGGTTCTCGTCGAGTCGCTCGAGCCGCCTCGTGCCTGGGATGGGCACGATCCACGGCTGCTGGGCGAGCAGCCAGGCGAGGGCCACCTGGCCGATGGTGGCGTCCTTCCGCCCGGCGACGGCGGTGATCCGGTCGACCAGGGCGAGGTTCGCCGCCAGCGCCTCGCGCTCGAACCGCGGCAGCGTGGCCCGGATGTCGCCCTCACCGAACTCGGTGGCAGAGGTGACCTGACCGGTGAGGAAGCCGCGACCCAGCGGGCTGAACGGGACGAAGCCGATCCCGAGCTCCTCCAACGCGGGGAGGATCTCGTCCTCGGGCTCGCGCCAGAAGAGGGAGTACTCGCTCTGCAACGCCGTCACCGGCTGCACGGCGTGGGCCCGGCGGATCGTGCCGACCCCGGCCTCGGACAGACCGAAGTGACGGACCTTGCCGGCCTCGATGAGCTCCTTGACCGTGCCGGCGACGTCCTCGATGGGGACGTCGGGGTCGACCCGGTGCTGGTAGAGGAGGTCGATGGTGTCGGTGCGCAGCCGGCGCAGCGAGCCGTCGACAGCCGCACGGATCCTTTCCGGTCGGCTGGTGACACCGACCTGGTTGCCGTCCGCATCGAGGTCGAACCCGAACTTGGTGGCGATCACGACCTGGTCGCGGACCGGCTGGAGGGCCTCGCCCACGAGCTCCTCGTTGTGGAACGGACCGTAGACCTCGGCGGTGTCGAAGAAGGTGAC is part of the Nocardioides cavernae genome and harbors:
- a CDS encoding aldo/keto reductase, whose translation is MSTRVLGQGLQVSAPGLGCMGMSQSFGPRPPHDEMITFLRAAVDRGVTFFDTAEVYGPFHNEELVGEALQPVRDQVVIATKFGFDLDADGNQVGVTSRPERIRAAVDGSLRRLRTDTIDLLYQHRVDPDVPIEDVAGTVKELIEAGKVRHFGLSEAGVGTIRRAHAVQPVTALQSEYSLFWREPEDEILPALEELGIGFVPFSPLGRGFLTGQVTSATEFGEGDIRATLPRFEREALAANLALVDRITAVAGRKDATIGQVALAWLLAQQPWIVPIPGTRRLERLDENLGSADLELTAGDLEELNDASTSVQVQGDRYPEAMQRMIDR
- a CDS encoding ABC transporter permease, with the protein product MSHTDIERPDSSHDDSHTEVSASEALLVEPSRLSPTRRALTTVLRSRELSIFLVLVAVVVLATTKNNAFLFSSDGWRNFLLNPSILLLLAVGQAVVIITRNVDLSVGSVMALTAYLTGRLFIEQPNIPIVAVLAACLLLGAVLGLVNGVLVAYGGVPALVITLGTLYIYRGIMLTWAGSDRINAGDLPREFLQLGTRSVLGVPLLTILALVVLAIVGYYLYTARGGRELYAIGSDPDAAVLYGLPVRRRLLAAFVLSGALAGLAGALYTARYGTVSSSVGLGIELQAVAAAVIGGVAIFGGSGTVWGAAIGAFLLVTINRALPSLGIEDFWQRAVVGALILGAIVLDRVLAVRQARKLAESRDHS
- a CDS encoding ABC transporter permease; its protein translation is MTTTQSPAAPAAPTRTYADYSAPLWRRWLLTREMAVIALTVAVFVYATINVDNFDGPLTVKFLLQDIAPILLIALPMTLIIITGEIDLSVASIMGLSSVLLGVFHDSGMSIPAAAVLALLAGLACGALNGFLIAYVGLPSLAVTIGTLALFRGIAVGLLGTTAITEFTDKWSDLATNTIGESRIPLVMIPFAVLTIAFVVLLHFSTFGRGIYEIGLNDEAAHFTGVNVARTKFILFVLSGVVSAFAGIYFTLRYGSARGDNATGYELQVIAAVLLGGVSIFGGRGRLHGVLAGVVLIGVISSALRLESVTVNVTNIIVGLLLVASVILPSVLAWTSSRLPRKAATPPESSSTPNAASAGV
- a CDS encoding sugar ABC transporter ATP-binding protein yields the protein MLASNAAAPVLELRDVSKSFGPVVALRSGSLRVEAGSIHALVGENGAGKSTLVKVVAGVHRRDSGTFELGGEPVDFSSTAESKKSGVAVIYQEPTLFPDLSVTENIFMGRQILAAGRRIDRPAMYAEAERLFDRLGVRIDPRRPAEGLSIADQQIIEIAKAISLDARLLVMDEPTAALSGVEVDRLFAVARSLRDEGRALVFISHRFDEVFDLADTVTVMRDGSYIDTKTIADTTPSELVSLMVGRDVDDLFPKVAAEIGEPVLQVRGLSRAGVFHDIDLEVRAGEIVGLAGLVGAGRSEVARAVFGVDSYDSGSVSVSGRPVKAKAPRSAIRDGMAFIPEDRRKQGLVIDSSVTRNVAGVIRRSIAKAGLLTSSMENRAAGPWAGRLEVKTSALDMTAATMSGGNQQKVVIAKWLATHPKLLIIDEPTRGIDVGTKAEVHRLLSELAGQGLAILMISSELPEVLGMADRVVVLCEGRITAELDRADATPEAVMHAATHHLETAR
- a CDS encoding LacI family DNA-binding transcriptional regulator; translation: MAKASSVKDVAALAHVSLGTVSNVLNRPERVSPATRAKVEQAMRDLGFVRNESARQLRAGRSRTLAYVLLDARNPFFTDVAQGAELAAESAGLSLFLCHSDNRASREGDYLAHLVEQRVQGILVTPVDPNAAVLDDVRRNGTPLVIVDRTRDDDQFCSVAVDDVLGGRLAVEHLVEAGHTRVAFIGGPETIGQVRDRLAGAREAWVAAGLPEDQLVVVGTEALTVAEGRSAGERVMGIASSRRPTAAFCANDLLALGLLQQLSTAGLTVPGDLAIVGYDDIEYAAAAAVPLTSVRQPRQELGRRAAELVLDEAEDPDHRHQQVVFTPELVARRSTRG